The following coding sequences are from one Pseudonocardia sp. EC080619-01 window:
- a CDS encoding SDR family NAD(P)-dependent oxidoreductase, protein MSGPVTGRTALVTGGGSGLGAAIASHLARAGARVVLAGRRADVLEATAARIGPAARAEVCDVADPASVEDLAARLAGEEISIVVNNAGIAGPVAPLVEVTPEEWDEVFAVNVRGTYLVCRAFLPAMLDRGDGDVINVASVSGKRPLTRRTPYCASKTAVLGLTSTLAFEAGPAGVRVNALSPGPVEGDRMDRNFALEAERTGTDVETARQAFVGRAALGRMITEDEVGASVVAMLGMPGLSGADVDLSAGMIA, encoded by the coding sequence GTGAGCGGGCCGGTCACGGGGCGCACCGCGCTGGTGACCGGCGGCGGCAGCGGGCTGGGTGCGGCGATCGCGTCGCACCTGGCCCGGGCCGGCGCCCGGGTCGTGCTGGCCGGGCGGCGCGCGGACGTCCTGGAGGCCACCGCGGCCCGGATCGGTCCCGCCGCGCGGGCGGAGGTGTGCGACGTCGCCGACCCTGCGTCGGTCGAGGACCTCGCCGCCCGGCTGGCCGGCGAGGAGATCTCGATCGTCGTGAACAACGCCGGGATCGCCGGGCCGGTCGCGCCGCTGGTCGAGGTCACGCCCGAGGAGTGGGACGAGGTGTTCGCCGTCAACGTCCGCGGCACCTACCTCGTCTGCCGCGCGTTCCTGCCCGCGATGCTCGACCGGGGCGACGGCGACGTGATCAACGTGGCGTCGGTGTCGGGCAAGCGGCCGCTGACCCGGCGGACGCCGTACTGCGCGTCGAAGACGGCGGTGCTCGGCCTGACCTCGACGCTCGCCTTCGAGGCCGGTCCGGCCGGGGTCCGGGTGAACGCACTGTCCCCCGGGCCGGTCGAGGGCGATCGGATGGACCGCAACTTCGCCCTCGAGGCGGAGCGGACCGGGACCGACGTCGAGACGGCCCGGCAGGCGTTCGTCGGGCGCGCCGCGCTCGGCCGGATGATCACCGAGGACGAGGTCGGTGCGTCGGTCGTCGCGATGCTCGGGATGCCGGGCCTGTCCGGCGCCGACGTCGACCTGTCCGCGGGGATGATCGCGTGA
- a CDS encoding carbohydrate ABC transporter permease has product MSTVQTAPPATPSGPIADPGPEPVRRRPRGRAVLVGGMVLLICWVMLSPVIWTAMSVTKPTDVAFLDPPVFTWAPTFTAFVDLWQTTEFHKYLLNTVVVAVISTVIALVIGIPAAYALSRFPGWVSVALLIAALIFRALPRFAVVLPMYDLSRALGIYDTTFAVAAALVAINQPFSIWLLRNFFAEIPKELDEAAMLDGCSRFQILWRVMVPLMGPGILTAGIFMFLFAFQEYLTANVLTDVAARTVPVFIATQLGQTLPMLQQAGAAAVLLTLPVIGFAFIAQRYLVAGLGAGSVKG; this is encoded by the coding sequence GTGAGCACCGTGCAGACCGCCCCGCCTGCGACACCCTCCGGGCCGATCGCCGACCCCGGTCCCGAACCCGTCCGGCGCCGCCCCCGCGGGCGCGCCGTCCTGGTCGGGGGCATGGTGCTCCTGATCTGCTGGGTGATGCTCAGCCCGGTGATCTGGACGGCGATGTCGGTCACCAAGCCGACCGACGTCGCGTTCCTGGATCCGCCGGTGTTCACCTGGGCGCCGACGTTCACCGCGTTCGTCGACCTGTGGCAGACCACCGAGTTCCACAAGTACCTGCTGAACACCGTGGTCGTCGCCGTGATCAGCACGGTGATCGCGCTGGTCATCGGCATCCCGGCGGCCTACGCGCTGTCCCGGTTCCCCGGCTGGGTCTCGGTGGCGCTGCTGATCGCGGCCCTGATCTTCCGGGCGCTGCCGCGGTTCGCCGTGGTGCTCCCGATGTACGACCTCTCCCGGGCGCTCGGCATCTACGACACCACGTTCGCGGTCGCCGCGGCGCTGGTGGCGATCAACCAGCCGTTCTCGATCTGGTTGCTGCGCAACTTCTTCGCCGAGATCCCGAAGGAGCTCGACGAGGCGGCGATGCTGGACGGCTGCAGCCGCTTCCAGATCCTCTGGCGGGTGATGGTGCCGCTGATGGGGCCGGGGATCCTGACCGCGGGGATCTTCATGTTCCTGTTCGCCTTCCAGGAGTACCTGACGGCGAACGTGCTGACCGACGTCGCGGCCAGAACGGTGCCGGTCTTCATCGCCACCCAGCTCGGGCAGACGCTGCCGATGCTCCAGCAGGCCGGTGCCGCCGCGGTCCTGCTGACGCTCCCGGTGATCGGCTTCGCCTTCATCGCCCAGCGCTACCTGGTCGCCGGCCTCGGCGCCGGGTCGGTGAAGGGCTGA
- a CDS encoding alpha/beta fold hydrolase has protein sequence MPLVLLPGMNCSAGMWGPAGAGAVHAELDRTGIDAQVDALLDVLPDRFALAGLSLGGIVAMALTRRAPERVAGLCLLATNAGPPTDGQRAAWAAQLTRLDDGATARELQLLDLLLADRTLDDRALQMADEVGERALAAQLRLQGTRIDERPGLRSVAVPTLVLAGERDRLCPVERHTEIASLVPGADLHVVPGAGHLLPMEEPDTVAGLMGGWLDEVRAQAGAGAH, from the coding sequence GTGCCGCTCGTCCTGCTGCCGGGCATGAACTGCTCGGCCGGGATGTGGGGCCCGGCCGGCGCCGGTGCCGTGCACGCGGAGCTCGACCGGACCGGCATCGACGCCCAGGTCGACGCGCTGCTCGACGTCCTCCCGGACCGGTTCGCCCTCGCCGGCCTGAGCCTCGGCGGGATCGTCGCGATGGCGCTGACCCGGCGGGCCCCGGAGCGGGTCGCCGGGCTCTGCCTGCTCGCGACGAACGCGGGCCCGCCGACCGACGGGCAGCGCGCCGCCTGGGCCGCCCAGCTCACGCGTCTCGACGACGGCGCCACCGCCCGGGAGCTCCAGCTGCTCGACCTCCTGCTGGCGGACCGCACCCTGGACGACCGTGCCCTGCAGATGGCCGACGAGGTCGGGGAGCGCGCGCTCGCGGCCCAGCTCCGGTTGCAGGGCACCCGGATCGACGAGCGCCCGGGGCTCCGGTCGGTGGCGGTCCCCACCCTGGTGCTGGCGGGGGAGCGGGACCGGCTCTGCCCGGTCGAGCGGCACACCGAGATCGCGTCGCTGGTCCCCGGGGCGGACCTGCACGTGGTGCCCGGCGCCGGGCACCTGCTGCCGATGGAGGAGCCGGACACCGTCGCGGGCCTGATGGGCGGGTGGCTGGACGAGGTGCGGGCGCAGGCCGGCGCCGGGGCACACTGA
- a CDS encoding HpcH/HpaI aldolase/citrate lyase family protein translates to MRARVAAGERLTGALVRMPCEEIVEMLAVAGLDFVLIDCEHGPADVGMLRTHIAFADAHGLPVLVRPGEDEHHLAQRALDQGARGIVAPHVEDVAQATALAGALRYPPHGTRGFATYPRAGRFGSVTPDEHRASADDVLVLAMLESPGAISRAGEIVGVDGIDGYLVGVADLGASRTDADPTVAELLATVNGDPAVHGSAGTAGAPAPERGAAGDSERGSGQGSGQGSEQGSERGTVRESGRGAVRADLAGSAEAAAQSFADGAQLVAYNLTAVMMASFRGLAAAKD, encoded by the coding sequence GTGAGGGCCCGGGTCGCTGCCGGGGAACGGCTCACCGGCGCCCTGGTCCGGATGCCGTGCGAGGAGATCGTCGAGATGCTCGCCGTCGCCGGCCTGGACTTCGTGCTGATCGACTGCGAGCACGGCCCGGCCGACGTCGGGATGCTGCGCACGCACATCGCCTTCGCCGACGCGCACGGTCTCCCCGTGCTCGTCCGGCCCGGGGAGGACGAGCACCACCTCGCCCAGCGGGCACTCGACCAGGGCGCCCGGGGGATCGTCGCACCGCACGTCGAGGACGTCGCGCAGGCGACCGCGCTCGCCGGCGCGCTGCGGTACCCGCCGCACGGGACGCGTGGCTTCGCGACGTACCCGCGGGCGGGCCGGTTCGGCAGCGTGACCCCCGACGAGCACCGGGCGTCCGCCGACGACGTCCTGGTCCTGGCGATGCTCGAGTCACCGGGCGCGATCAGCCGGGCCGGCGAGATCGTCGGGGTGGACGGGATCGACGGTTACCTGGTCGGCGTCGCCGACCTGGGGGCGTCCCGGACCGACGCGGATCCGACGGTCGCCGAGCTGCTCGCGACGGTCAACGGCGATCCGGCGGTCCACGGCTCCGCGGGCACTGCCGGGGCCCCCGCACCGGAGCGTGGCGCGGCCGGGGACTCGGAGCGAGGCTCGGGGCAGGGCTCAGGGCAGGGCTCGGAGCAGGGCTCGGAGCGAGGCACGGTCCGGGAATCCGGGCGTGGTGCGGTCCGCGCCGATCTGGCGGGCTCGGCGGAGGCGGCGGCGCAGTCGTTCGCCGACGGGGCGCAGCTCGTCGCCTACAACCTGACCGCGGTGATGATGGCGTCGTTCCGCGGACTCGCCGCAGCAAAGGACTGA